One Glycine max cultivar Williams 82 chromosome 4, Glycine_max_v4.0, whole genome shotgun sequence DNA segment encodes these proteins:
- the LOC106798519 gene encoding E3 ubiquitin-protein ligase MARCHF9 codes for MSDHLVVFVDCLARPVPVDPVAQTTQVPFEPSPPPAVVDADAAGSSDTSPSEDCDDEGDDEEEQLIQMAECHICQEEDGVSNLETPCACSGSLKYAHRKCVQHWCDEKGDITCEICHHGQIVDLSVFLINCSLWENGYD; via the exons ATGAGCGATCACTTGGTGGTGTTCGTTGACTGTCTTGCACGCCCTGTCCCTGTTGATCCAGTGGCGCAGACGACCCAGGTGCCTTTCGAACCATCTCCACCTCCGGCCGTCGTGGATGCTGACGCCGCTGGGAGCTCCGACACCTCACCGTCGGAGGATTGCGACGACGAGGGCGACGACGAGGAGGAGCAGCTGATCCAGATGGCAGAGTGTCATATCTGCCAGGAGGAGGATGGCGTTTCCAACTTGGAGACACCCTGCGCCTGTAGCGGCAGTCTTAAG TATGCTCACAGAAAGTGTGTCCAACATTGGTGTGATGAGAAAGGAGACATAACTTGTGAGATATGTCATCAT GGACAGATTGTAGACCTATCCGTGTTCTTGATTAACTGCTCTCTATGGGAAAATGGTTATGACTGA
- the LOC102664293 gene encoding uncharacterized protein, with translation MQIWKDKKKKKLRSVKDFIAASINTQGDALEAGITIEVGGDGTEGSQISSLPQEASSSSGPPWPCRTTTGSRSQFLAQCDFLIRKVEMRYSGNSSQKPKGPEAVLKVAPVTQCKFRLLKLEMENQERLKPKVDNGFKVGKRQNMLEKINRTKSIILKFKN, from the exons ATGCAGATTTggaaggacaaaaaaaaaaaaaaactcagatCCGTGAAGGATTTCATTGCCGCCAGTATCAACACGCAAGGTGACGCTCTCGAAGCCGGAATCACAATCGAAGTAGGTGGCGATGGGACTGAAGGTTCCCAAATCTCGTCACTACCCCAAGAGGCCTCTTCGTCTTCAGGCCCCCCATGGCCATGCCGGACGACTACTGGTTCAAGGTCACAATTTTTAGCACAGTGCGATTTTCTTATTAGAAAAGTTGAGATGAGATACAGTGGAAATTCAAG TCAAAAGCCGAAGGGTCCGGAGGCAGTGCTGAAAGTGGCTCCAGTGACTCAGTGCAAGTTCCGGCTGCTGAAGTTGGAGATGGAGAATCAGGAGCGACTCAAGCCGAAGGTCGACAACGGGTTCAAGGTCGGGAAGAGACAAAATATGTTGGAGAAGATTAACAGGACTAAatcaattatcttaaaatttaaaaattaa